CCTCCTCCTCCCGGTGCCGGGAAGCCATGGAGTGGACGGCCCGGGAACTGGGCCGGATCGACGTATTGTTCAACAACGCCGGCTTCGTGCACCAAGGGACGCTGCTGGAGGCTACGGAGGAGGACTGGGACCAGGCCCTGGACCTCAATGTCAAGAGCATGTTCCGAACCTGCCGCCATGCGCTTCCCGTCATGCTGCGCCAGGGCTCGGGAAACATCATCAACACCGCGTCCGTCGCCGGCCTCTCCGGAGTCGTGAAACGGGGCGTCTACTCGGTCTCCAAAGCGGCGGTCGTGGGCCTGACCAAGAGCCTGGCCATCGATTACGTCAACAACGGGATTCGCGCCAACTGCATCTGTCCGGGGACGGTGGACACGCCCTCGCTTCAGTCCCGGATCAACACTGCGGCGGATCCCGTGCAGGCCAGGAAGGACTTCATCGCCCGCCAGCCCCTGGGCCGCCTCTGCCAAGCCGAGGAGATCGCGGCGCTGGCCCTCTACCTGGCCTCCGACGATTCCGTTTTCATGACCGGCCAGGCGGTGATCATCGATGGAGCCATGACCCTCTAAAGGAGAGTTCGGCATGGGCAGAAAAACTCTGCTGGTTGCAATCTTGGCCGCGGTTCTGGCGGGAATCATCCTCTGGTTGCCGCTGTCGGATCCGGCTCCCGTCGGCATCGAGCACCGGGAAGCGTGGACCACCTCGCGGGTCCACGGCACACCGGATCCGCCCGATCCCTACACCACGGAAGTCGCGTTTCCGGAGATTCGCTTCGACCAGCCTCTGGAGGTGACGACCGTTCCCGGCACCAACCTCATCGCCGTGGTCGAGCGTTTCGGTAAGATCTACGTCTTCGAGAATCGTCCCGGAGTCACCGAGACGCACCTGTTCATGGACGTCGGGAAGCCGGTCTACGGACTGGAGTTCCACCCCGACTTCCAGGAAAACCGGTACTTCTACGTGAGCCAGGTGGACCATCACACGAAGGAACTGCCGGAAGGCAGCCAACTCTCCCGCTACCGGGCGAATCCGGGGCACCCCCCCACCGGCGACCGGGACTCGGAAACGGTCCTCCTCGTCTGGCCTTCGGGCGGCCACAACGGAGGCTGCATCCGGTTCGGTCCGGACGGATACCTTTATCTGGGCACCGGCGACGCGAGCGGCATCGCCGACAGCCTGGTGACCGGCCAGAACCCCGACGACTTCCCGGGATCGATCCTCCGAATCGACGTGAACCGTCCCGATCCCGGGAAAAACTACGGCATCCCGCCCGACAATCCCTATGTGGGGAGAGAAGGATTTCGGCCGGAGGTCTGGGCCTACGGACTCCGTCAGCCCTGGAAGTTCAGCTTCGGTCCGGCCCGCCGCCTGTGGGTCGGCGAGATCGGCCAGGACCTCTGGGAGATGATCCACATCATCGAGAAGGGAGGAAACTACGGCTGGAGCGTGATGGAGGCGACCCATCCCTTCCGGCCCGAGCGCCCCCTGGGTCCCACGCCCATCCTGCCTCCGTTGGTGGAACACTCCCACACCGACTTCCGTTCCATCACCGGCGGCTACGTCTACCGGGGAACGCGCCTGGAGTCGCTGGCGGACAGCTACGTCTACGGAGACCACGACACCGGGAAGATCTGGTCCCTCGATTACGACGGCACGCGGGTTGAGAATCTCCGCCAACTGGCCGACACGCTGCTGCGAATCGTCGCCATCGGTCAGGACCAGAACCACGAGCTCCTGTTTTTGGACTTCGTCGGCGGCCAGTTCCACCGATTGGTTCCACGCCCCGAATCCCCCGGTCAAACGGCGGATTTTCCCCGGTTGCTGAGCGAGACCGGGCTGTTCACCTCCACCGGGGAAATGACCCCCGCCCCGGGCCTGATCCCCTATTCGGTCAACGCCGCCCTCTGGTCGGACCACGCCGCCAAGGAACGCTACATCGCGTTGCCGGACCTGTCGCAGATCGAGTACGACTCGGTGATCTACCCGCAGCCGGCGCCGGGCGTCCCCCCGGGTTGGAAATTCCCCGACGGAACCGTCCTGGTCAAGACCTTCTCGCTGGAAATGGAGAGGGGAAACCCCGACAGCCTCAGGCGATTGGAGACGCGGCTTCTTCACCACGAGCGCATTCCCGGAACCGATGAAGTGGGAGCGCAGGTCTGGAAGGGATATGTCTACCTCTGGAACGAGGAGCAGACCGACGCCGAGCTGTTGGAAAGCGAGGGCCTGGACCGGGCGTTCACCATTCGGGAGGCGGACGGCGGCACCAGCGAGCAGATCTGGCGGTTCCCCAGCCGCGCCGAGTGCACCCTCTGCCACACAACGGCTGCGAAATACATCCTCGGCATCAATACCCTGCAGATGAACAAGGACCACGACTACGGGGGAGTGGTGGCCAACCAGCTTCGGACCTTGGACCATCTGGGCGTCTTCACCAACCCGCTGCCGGCTCCGCCGGAAAAGCTGGGCCGGCTGGTCGACTACGGGAATCCCGATCTGGAAACCGATCTGCGGGCGCGTTCCTACCTTCACGCCAACTGCTCCCACTGTCACGTGAAGTGGGGGGGCGGCAACGCCGACTTTCAATTGATCGGCTCCATGCCGCTGGAGCAGACCGGCATCGTCGACACCGTCGCCGCTCATGGCGTATTCGAACTGGATCAGCCGCGGCTGGTGGTCCCGGGACACCCGGACCGGTCCATCATCCCCCATCGCATGGCCATGGTGGGCCTGGGCCGCATGCCCCACATCGCCTCCAACGTGGTGGATGAAGAGGGAGTGCGCCTGGTTCGGGAGTGGATCCGGAGTCTGCCGGTCCAACAGACGCGGAACCGTTCCAAGGATGGCAACGGACCCGGTTAACCCGCAGTTCTCAAGTACGTGAGCAACTCCACCATCAATCCATTGACGGCCCCGTAGTTCCCGGGCGCGGCGTGGAGCAGCTCGTCCTCCGACTGTACGTACCTGGAAGGGACGAGTTCCGCCCGGCAGTTGACGACCAGTTTCTTTGCCGCGTCCGGCGTCGTCTCCAGGTGGAACTGCATGCCGACGGCCGATCTCCCGATCTGGAAGGCCTGATTCTCGCAGCCGTCGCTTCGCGCCAGATGGACCGCGCCGGGAGGCAGATCGAAGGTCTCCCCGTGCCAGTGAAATGCCTGGATGACCTCGGGAAACCGGAAGCAGTCCGGTCCTCCGTCGATTCCACGCAGCGGAAGCCAGCCGATCTCCTTCAGCTCGTTGGGGTAGACCCGGGCGCCCAGGGCGCTGGCGATGAGCTGTGCACCGAGGCAGATCCCCAAGACCGGCTTCCCGGCCTCGATGGCCCGGCGGATGAACCGCTTCTCGGAGACCAGCCAGGGAAGCTCCTCCTCGTCGTTGACGCTCATGGGGCCGCCCATGGCGATGAGGAAGTCGACGTCGTCCAGCTCGGGCACCTCTGCCGATTCAAAGAATCTCGTGCAGGTCACCTCGTAGCCGGCGTCGACCAGCCAGGGCCGGATGCATCCGAGGCCTTCGAAGGGAACGTGCTGGAAATAGTGAGCGCGCATGGGATTGTCAATTGACGGTCCGTGCTGAAATTCGCGACGGGCTGTGGAGTTTGTATCTGCAACGGATAAAGAAGGCAAGCCGGGGGTCACGGACGACGACTCAACCGCGGCGGACGGCCAGCGCCAGCACGACCCACAATCCTGCCAGTACGATGATCGCCATGCTGATCCAGTTGACGGAAAAGTGCAGGAAAGAGGTGAGGACCAGCAGCAATCCCCCGGCCAGACCTCTCGACCATCGATCCACGAAGAGGTCGATGAACACCTTGGCCCGCTTCTTGACCTCGAGGGGCACCGGCAGGAAGAGCAGTTCCCTGCCCGTCTTGTCGACGGAGGGACGGAGGCTGCCGTCGATACCCCGCAATATGACGGCGCCCCAGAGCGTGGGGACTGCCAACATGCCCACTGAAGTAAACAGCAGCCCCAGCGGGAGCAACAGGATAGCCCCGGACACGCCCCAGAACCGGATCAGCCGGTAGGTCAGAAAGGTCTGTAGAAGCAAGGATACGATGTTGAGTCGCCCGTAGAACTTTCCCAGGAAGGCTGCCAGCGCCTGCTGGTCCGGATACGCCTGGACGGCGACGGTCTTGAACTGGAAAACCACCAACGTGGCCACCACCGCGCTGAGGAAAAGCAGGCCCCCGATGCCGGCGAGATGGCGGTGGTCCCGGAGCATAGAACGCGCTTCCCGCAAAGAGTTTCGCACCGGTTCCTGGAGAGGGGCCGCCGTTGCGGGAGTCCGGCCGGGCGGCCGAGCGAGGCTTCCGGCGCGGTTCAGGAGTATTGTTGAGAGCGCCAGGAAACCGGCGCAGAACAGCAGCAGGTCCCGGGTCGGGATCTCCACGACTCCGACCAGAAAGCCGGCCGACTCGCCTCCGATGATGGCTCCCAGTATGCCGCCGAGATTCACGACTGCGAAAATCCGCTTGGCCTGGGCCGAGTTCAGGACCGAATTGGCGAAGAGCCAGAATTGCGACGTGGTCAGGATTCCGTAGATGTCGACCCAGACGTAGAAGGCGTAGTAAATCCACCAGATCTCCAACGCCAGAAGCCAACGAAGAAGCAGCAGGCAACCGATCAGAACGGCACTGGTCAACTGGATCAGCCGGTTCAGGTCAAGAATCCGGGCCAATCTTCCGTAGACGAGCGTGACGGGCAAAGCCACGAGGGCAATCAGGACAAAAACCGCGGGAAGGTTACTGGGACCGGGGCCAACCAGAAACAAGCTGTCTCTGGCCGGCTTGAGGAAGAAATAGGTCAGGAGGATGAGGCCGTAACCGGAGAACAGGACCGCGGCGAGTCGGACTTCCTCCTTGCGGACCCCGAAGAGGAAGTCCACCAGCCGTATCATGGATCAGCCCGCCTTCAATTACCGGGCTGCAGTCTCCGCGGCTGCGACTCCGGAGACCGGCCAACCCTCCCGAATCAGGGCGCGGAGCGCTCTCTCATAAGCTTCTACGGTGAAGTCCACGTCCTCGTCGGTGTGGGCCGCGGTCATCCGCCAACTCACCCCTCCCTGGGTGTCCACCCCCTCATTCAGGAGGGCCTTCCGGAGAACGCCGGCCCGGGTCGGATCGTTGGCGGCTTTGAGCTGTTCATGGGGAACGGTGCACCCGTTCGCTTCATCCCACTCTCCCTCGACCCCCAGCGCCACGAACAGGCCCGAGGCAAGACCGTAAGCGAGGCCGGGGATTCCCAGCCGGTCCAGGACTCCTTGCAGACCCGACCGGAGCTGTTCGTTCACGGCCTCGACCCGTTCGTTGACCGGTTCCCGGTCCAGGATCTCGAGACACGCGGCTCCCGCTACGGCGGACAGCGGATTGGCATTGAAAGTGCCGGGATGGGCGACCCGGCGCCGGGCATCCCATTCGGGGTCGCCACGGTGCTGGATCATGTCCAGGATCTCCGCCTTGCCCACGACGGCCGCCCCGGGAAGGCCTCCGGCCAGGATCTTGGCGTGGGTGCTCAGATCCGGCGTGATTCCGTAGCGTTGCTGGACTCCTCCCAGCGAGGCTCGAAATCCGGTGATGACCTCGTCGAAGATCAGCAGCACCCCTTTATCCCGGGTGACCTCCCTCAACCGGCGAAGGAACCCCGGTGTTATGGGCAGAAGACCGCCGATGGCCCCCGTGGGCTCTACGATCACCGCCGCAATGTCGCGGTCATTCTCCAGGGCCCGCTCCACCTCGCCGATTTCCGGCGCCACCTGAACCACGGTTCCTGCCGTTCCCTGGGGAACTCCGGCGGCCTCCCCCTTGGGACTCAGGACGACGTAGTCGCTCCAGCCGTGGAAATGGTGGTGAAACTTGAGGATTTTGTTCCGTCCCGTGTAGGCCCGGACCAGGCGGAAGGCCATCAGGTCCGCCTCGGTCCCCGACGAGTGAAAACGGACCTTCTCGGAACAGGGGACCAGCTTGTTCACGATCTCGGCCCACCGGATCTCCTGCTCGGTGGCGCCTCCCACGTGGGTGCCCCGCCCCATCTGCTCCCTGACCGCCTCAACGATGGCGGGGTAGGAGTGTCCCAGGACAATCGCCCCGTGCCCGACTACGTAGTCGATGTACCGGTTCCCGTCCACGTCCCATTTGTAGGCCCCCTCGGAATGAGTCATGTAGAGGGGAAAGGGAGTGATCCAACGCGAGTCGTGGGTGGCGCCGTCGGGAAAGGCGCGGCGTCCTCCGCCGGCCAGGCGGAAGGACCCGGGATGGTCGTCGTAGTATCGCTCGTCCACGGACTTCATAAATGTGCTCCTGTTTTACTGATGCAGGCCAAGTCTACTGAGAGGCCGCGGCAAAAGTCACCACCGGCAGCGGGAGGCTTCGTCCGGCTGAAGCGCGATCTTCACCGGTCACGAGATCCCTTCCAGGCTCTGCTCAAAATCTTCCAACAGATCTCCGGGGTCCTCGATGCCCACCGAGACCCGCACCAGCGAGTCGGAGATTCCCATCCGAATCCGCTCTGAAGCCGGCACTCCGGCATGTGAGGTCGTGGCCGGACGGGTGACCAGGGTCTCCACTCCTCCCAGGCTGGGAGCCGACCGGGGAATTCGAAGACGACTCAGCAACGATTCGGCCGCCGCGACCCCTCCCCGCGCCTCGAAGCTCAGCATCCCGCCGAAGCCGGAGAAGAGCTTCCGGGCCCGCCCATGCTGGGGATGGGTCTCCAGACCGGGGTAGTTGACCTCTTCGACCGCCGGGTGCGCCTCCAGAAAACGGGCCAATGCCAAGGCGTTCTCGTTGTGCCGGCCCACCCGCAGGACCAGGGTCTTGATCCCCCGATGCAGCAGGAAGCAGGCATGAGGATCCAGGACGCCTCCCAGGTGATTCAACCGGTGGGTCACCCGGCGCACCAGCTCCCGGGGCCCGATGACGACCCCCGCCGCCAGGTCCGAATGGCCGTTGAGGTACTTGGTGCCGCTGTGGACGACGAGATCGAAGCCCGATTCCACGGGCCGATAGTTGACGGGCGTGGCGAAGGTGCTGTCGATGATGGAGACCAGGCCATGTTTCCGGGCGAATCGAACCAACCGCTCCAGGTCCGGAACCTGCATCAGGGGATTGGTGATGGTCTCCACGTAGATGGCGCGCGTGGACGGTTTCAGGAGAGCGGACCAGGTCTCGGGGCGGTTGCCGTCCATGAGGTCGTGACCGATCCCGAAGTCCGCCAGGTCACGGGTAACGAAGGTGTGAGTCCCGCCGTAGAGCCCTTCCAACGCCAACAGGTGGTCTCCATTTGAGAGCAGCGCCAACAGTGTGGTGGTGATGGCGGCCATTCCGCTGGAGGCGACGACCGCCGCCTCGCCCCCCTCCAGCGAAGCCAGCTTGGCGTGGAGGGCCTGGTGATTGGGGGTGTTGTTGAGGCGGACATAGCGAACCGCGTCGTAGCTCTCCTCGCCCGCGGTCTCGAAGGTGGCCGAC
This window of the Acidobacteriota bacterium genome carries:
- a CDS encoding glucose 1-dehydrogenase; this encodes MRLKDKVAIITGAAAGIGEASSRLFAAEGATVVALDLDPAGLERLVDDIRDQGFACHGLCVDVTSSSRCREAMEWTARELGRIDVLFNNAGFVHQGTLLEATEEDWDQALDLNVKSMFRTCRHALPVMLRQGSGNIINTASVAGLSGVVKRGVYSVSKAAVVGLTKSLAIDYVNNGIRANCICPGTVDTPSLQSRINTAADPVQARKDFIARQPLGRLCQAEEIAALALYLASDDSVFMTGQAVIIDGAMTL
- a CDS encoding gamma-glutamyl-gamma-aminobutyrate hydrolase family protein (Members of this family of hydrolases with an active site Cys residue belong to MEROPS family C26.), with the translated sequence MRAHYFQHVPFEGLGCIRPWLVDAGYEVTCTRFFESAEVPELDDVDFLIAMGGPMSVNDEEELPWLVSEKRFIRRAIEAGKPVLGICLGAQLIASALGARVYPNELKEIGWLPLRGIDGGPDCFRFPEVIQAFHWHGETFDLPPGAVHLARSDGCENQAFQIGRSAVGMQFHLETTPDAAKKLVVNCRAELVPSRYVQSEDELLHAAPGNYGAVNGLMVELLTYLRTAG
- a CDS encoding aminotransferase class III-fold pyridoxal phosphate-dependent enzyme, yielding MKSVDERYYDDHPGSFRLAGGGRRAFPDGATHDSRWITPFPLYMTHSEGAYKWDVDGNRYIDYVVGHGAIVLGHSYPAIVEAVREQMGRGTHVGGATEQEIRWAEIVNKLVPCSEKVRFHSSGTEADLMAFRLVRAYTGRNKILKFHHHFHGWSDYVVLSPKGEAAGVPQGTAGTVVQVAPEIGEVERALENDRDIAAVIVEPTGAIGGLLPITPGFLRRLREVTRDKGVLLIFDEVITGFRASLGGVQQRYGITPDLSTHAKILAGGLPGAAVVGKAEILDMIQHRGDPEWDARRRVAHPGTFNANPLSAVAGAACLEILDREPVNERVEAVNEQLRSGLQGVLDRLGIPGLAYGLASGLFVALGVEGEWDEANGCTVPHEQLKAANDPTRAGVLRKALLNEGVDTQGGVSWRMTAAHTDEDVDFTVEAYERALRALIREGWPVSGVAAAETAAR
- a CDS encoding PQQ-dependent sugar dehydrogenase — encoded protein: MGRKTLLVAILAAVLAGIILWLPLSDPAPVGIEHREAWTTSRVHGTPDPPDPYTTEVAFPEIRFDQPLEVTTVPGTNLIAVVERFGKIYVFENRPGVTETHLFMDVGKPVYGLEFHPDFQENRYFYVSQVDHHTKELPEGSQLSRYRANPGHPPTGDRDSETVLLVWPSGGHNGGCIRFGPDGYLYLGTGDASGIADSLVTGQNPDDFPGSILRIDVNRPDPGKNYGIPPDNPYVGREGFRPEVWAYGLRQPWKFSFGPARRLWVGEIGQDLWEMIHIIEKGGNYGWSVMEATHPFRPERPLGPTPILPPLVEHSHTDFRSITGGYVYRGTRLESLADSYVYGDHDTGKIWSLDYDGTRVENLRQLADTLLRIVAIGQDQNHELLFLDFVGGQFHRLVPRPESPGQTADFPRLLSETGLFTSTGEMTPAPGLIPYSVNAALWSDHAAKERYIALPDLSQIEYDSVIYPQPAPGVPPGWKFPDGTVLVKTFSLEMERGNPDSLRRLETRLLHHERIPGTDEVGAQVWKGYVYLWNEEQTDAELLESEGLDRAFTIREADGGTSEQIWRFPSRAECTLCHTTAAKYILGINTLQMNKDHDYGGVVANQLRTLDHLGVFTNPLPAPPEKLGRLVDYGNPDLETDLRARSYLHANCSHCHVKWGGGNADFQLIGSMPLEQTGIVDTVAAHGVFELDQPRLVVPGHPDRSIIPHRMAMVGLGRMPHIASNVVDEEGVRLVREWIRSLPVQQTRNRSKDGNGPG
- a CDS encoding Npt1/Npt2 family nucleotide transporter, translated to MIRLVDFLFGVRKEEVRLAAVLFSGYGLILLTYFFLKPARDSLFLVGPGPSNLPAVFVLIALVALPVTLVYGRLARILDLNRLIQLTSAVLIGCLLLLRWLLALEIWWIYYAFYVWVDIYGILTTSQFWLFANSVLNSAQAKRIFAVVNLGGILGAIIGGESAGFLVGVVEIPTRDLLLFCAGFLALSTILLNRAGSLARPPGRTPATAAPLQEPVRNSLREARSMLRDHRHLAGIGGLLFLSAVVATLVVFQFKTVAVQAYPDQQALAAFLGKFYGRLNIVSLLLQTFLTYRLIRFWGVSGAILLLPLGLLFTSVGMLAVPTLWGAVILRGIDGSLRPSVDKTGRELLFLPVPLEVKKRAKVFIDLFVDRWSRGLAGGLLLVLTSFLHFSVNWISMAIIVLAGLWVVLALAVRRG
- a CDS encoding aminotransferase class I/II-fold pyridoxal phosphate-dependent enzyme encodes the protein MSDASDHSELNPRLATRAVHAGEPEPRIEGAVSIPVFQSATFETAGEESYDAVRYVRLNNTPNHQALHAKLASLEGGEAAVVASSGMAAITTTLLALLSNGDHLLALEGLYGGTHTFVTRDLADFGIGHDLMDGNRPETWSALLKPSTRAIYVETITNPLMQVPDLERLVRFARKHGLVSIIDSTFATPVNYRPVESGFDLVVHSGTKYLNGHSDLAAGVVIGPRELVRRVTHRLNHLGGVLDPHACFLLHRGIKTLVLRVGRHNENALALARFLEAHPAVEEVNYPGLETHPQHGRARKLFSGFGGMLSFEARGGVAAAESLLSRLRIPRSAPSLGGVETLVTRPATTSHAGVPASERIRMGISDSLVRVSVGIEDPGDLLEDFEQSLEGIS